A single window of Vibrio sp. HB236076 DNA harbors:
- a CDS encoding ABC transporter ATP-binding protein — translation MITFSDIQLLRGGKPLLDQASATIHPGDKIGLVGKNGCGKSTLFALIKDELSIDAGQFHQPSHWALAWVAQETPAIERAAIDYVIDGDREYRELERQLQRAEAEDNGHQAALLHGQIETIGGYSIQARAAELLDGLGFSQEQMQWPLTGFSGGWRMRLNLAQALLCRSDLLLLDEPTNHLDLDAVMWLEKWLQNYPGTLVLISHDRDFLDPVVSRIIHIENQKLHEYTGNYSSFETQRAQKLILQQAQFEKQQKQMAHMQSYIDRFRYKASKARQAQSRIKALEKMEQVLPAQLDNPFSFAFREPNALPNPILMMDEVSAGYDTRLILNKIKLNLVPGSRIGLLGRNGAGKSTLIKLLSGELKPQSGQLTYSQGVKIGYFAQHQLETLHPEESPLQHMMQIAADQTEQQLRDYLGSFGFQGDKALEVIGPFSGGEKARLVLALLVWQKPNLLLLDEPTNHLDLDMRQALTMALQTFDGAMVIVSHDRYLLRATTDDLYLVDNQAVEPFDGDLNDYYRWLTEQQKMAKKASNNNDNSDKQHSAAAKKDQKRRQAELRQKTAPVRKKLQKLEKQLDCLNEKLQKCETQLGDNDLYQPENKAKLTQILSEQAEAKSELELIELEWMDQQELLEQMEQE, via the coding sequence ATGATCACCTTCTCTGATATTCAATTGCTTCGCGGCGGCAAACCTCTGTTAGACCAAGCCTCCGCCACCATTCACCCCGGTGACAAAATAGGCTTAGTGGGCAAAAATGGCTGTGGGAAATCCACTTTATTTGCCTTGATCAAAGACGAACTCAGCATCGATGCGGGCCAGTTTCATCAACCGAGCCATTGGGCACTCGCTTGGGTCGCACAAGAAACGCCAGCCATTGAGCGCGCCGCGATTGACTATGTGATTGATGGTGACCGAGAGTACCGAGAACTCGAGCGCCAATTACAACGGGCAGAAGCGGAAGACAACGGCCACCAAGCCGCTTTACTGCACGGTCAAATTGAAACCATTGGCGGTTATAGCATTCAAGCTCGAGCGGCAGAGTTGCTCGACGGCCTCGGGTTTAGCCAAGAGCAGATGCAATGGCCACTGACCGGGTTTTCTGGTGGTTGGCGTATGAGGCTAAACCTGGCGCAAGCTTTGTTGTGCCGTTCAGACTTGTTGTTGCTCGACGAACCCACCAACCACTTAGACCTCGATGCGGTCATGTGGCTTGAAAAATGGCTGCAAAACTACCCCGGTACCCTGGTGTTGATCTCACACGACCGTGACTTTTTAGACCCCGTTGTTTCTCGTATTATCCACATTGAAAATCAAAAGCTTCACGAGTACACCGGCAACTACTCCTCGTTTGAAACGCAACGTGCACAAAAGTTGATCCTGCAACAAGCGCAATTTGAAAAACAACAAAAACAAATGGCGCACATGCAAAGCTACATTGATCGCTTTCGCTACAAAGCCTCGAAAGCACGCCAGGCTCAAAGCCGAATTAAAGCGCTGGAAAAAATGGAGCAAGTGCTACCTGCACAACTCGACAACCCGTTTAGCTTTGCTTTTCGCGAACCCAATGCATTGCCCAACCCCATTTTAATGATGGATGAAGTCAGTGCTGGTTACGATACACGCTTAATTCTCAATAAAATCAAACTCAATTTAGTCCCTGGCAGTCGAATAGGTCTTCTCGGTCGCAACGGCGCGGGCAAATCAACCTTAATTAAACTGCTTTCCGGTGAACTGAAACCACAATCGGGCCAATTAACTTATTCCCAAGGGGTTAAAATTGGCTATTTCGCCCAGCATCAACTTGAAACCTTGCACCCAGAAGAAAGCCCATTACAACACATGATGCAAATCGCTGCTGACCAAACAGAGCAGCAACTACGGGACTATTTAGGCAGCTTTGGTTTTCAAGGTGACAAAGCCCTTGAGGTTATTGGGCCTTTTTCCGGAGGGGAGAAAGCGCGCTTAGTCTTAGCACTGCTGGTTTGGCAAAAGCCAAATTTATTGTTGCTCGATGAACCAACCAACCACCTTGACCTCGATATGCGCCAAGCCCTCACCATGGCGTTGCAAACCTTCGACGGAGCCATGGTGATCGTCAGCCACGATCGTTACTTACTGCGCGCCACGACCGACGATTTGTACTTAGTCGACAACCAAGCCGTTGAACCTTTTGATGGCGATCTCAATGATTATTACCGCTGGTTGACCGAGCAACAGAAAATGGCCAAAAAAGCCAGCAATAACAATGACAATAGCGACAAACAACACAGCGCTGCTGCCAAAAAAGATCAAAAACGCCGCCAAGCCGAACTCCGACAGAAAACCGCGCCTGTTCGCAAAAAACTGCAAAAGCTTGAAAAACAGCTAGACTGTTTAAATGAGAAGCTGCAAAAATGTGAAACACAGCTCGGAGATAACGATCTCTATCAACCGGAAAACAAAGCCAAGCTCACCCAAATTCTCAGTGAGCAGGCCGAAGCAAAATCCGAATTAGAATTGATAGAGCTCGAATGGATGGACCAACAAGAGCTTCTCGAGCAAATGGAACAGGAGTAA
- a CDS encoding TIGR02444 family protein, which produces MTQPQDFSPLTSEDFWQFSLHYYTVAGVKDACLTLQNRYHGNVNFALLLIWLDQHQLSFDRQGWQQLWHSLQRCEHLLTDFRELRRKLKASVVDTLYRESLQFELQLEQQQQHDLVATLATLSLVKNTDSPLAWQYCHQLGASDTLYQSLVPNASRGDV; this is translated from the coding sequence ATGACCCAACCGCAGGACTTTTCCCCACTGACAAGCGAAGACTTTTGGCAGTTCAGTCTGCACTACTACACAGTGGCTGGGGTAAAAGACGCCTGCTTAACGCTGCAAAATCGCTATCACGGCAATGTTAATTTTGCTCTATTGTTGATTTGGTTGGATCAACATCAGTTGAGCTTCGACCGTCAAGGTTGGCAGCAACTATGGCACAGTTTGCAACGTTGCGAGCACTTATTGACTGACTTTCGCGAACTCAGACGCAAACTGAAAGCCTCAGTGGTCGATACCTTGTATCGCGAAAGTCTTCAATTTGAGTTGCAACTTGAGCAGCAGCAACAACACGACTTGGTCGCCACGTTAGCGACCTTGTCATTAGTCAAAAACACCGACTCGCCACTCGCATGGCAATACTGCCATCAGCTCGGTGCCAGCGATACGCTCTATCAGAGTTTAGTGCCGAATGCTTCTCGCGGCGACGTTTAA